In Eretmochelys imbricata isolate rEreImb1 chromosome 4, rEreImb1.hap1, whole genome shotgun sequence, a single window of DNA contains:
- the LOC144263463 gene encoding growth-regulated alpha protein-like, giving the protein MSRPRSFALGRPLLLLLLLAACAALCRGAPGAGELRCQCVQTVSAVISPKRIALVELIPEGPHCGVPEVIATTKQGKKICLEPSAPWVKLIVTKILSSKSNKL; this is encoded by the exons ATGAGCCGCCCCCGGAGCTTCGCCCTCGGccgccccctgctgctgctgctgctcctggcggcCTGCGCCGCGCTCTGCCGGG GGGCCCCCGGGGCCGGCGAGCTGCGGTGTCAATGCGTGCAGACCGTGTCCGCGGTGATCTCCCCGAAGCGCATCGCCCTCGTGGAGCTGATCCCCGAGGGGCCCCACTGCGGGGTGCCAGAAGTCAT AGCCACCACGAAGCAAGGCAAGAAAATCTGTCTGGAGCCCAGCGCGCCCTGGGTCAAGCTGATCGTCACCAAGATCCTGAGCAG TAAATCTAACAAGCTgtga